A stretch of Pseudomonas sp. LS.1a DNA encodes these proteins:
- a CDS encoding alpha/beta hydrolase has protein sequence MKSLFVAFALMASSFTAGAADMSHGANNFYKSEQVSLERVSFKNQFQLNTVGNLFVPKNLNRNTRYPAIIVGHPMGAVKEQSSNLYAQKLAEQGFVTLAIDLSFWGESEGRPRNLVSPDIYAEDFSAAVDYLGAQAFVDRNRIGVLGICGSGSFAISAAKIDPRMKAIATVSMYDMGAANRNGLKHGVTLEQRKQAIAEAAAQRDVEFAGGDTRYTSGTVDRLTEHSNAIEREFYDFYRTPRGEFTPKGLPPLLTTHPTLTSNVRFMNFYPFNDIETISPRPMLFIAGENAHSREFSEEAYRLAGEPKALVIVPGAGHVDLYDRVELIPFGKLTAFFRENLK, from the coding sequence ATGAAGTCTTTGTTCGTTGCGTTTGCCCTGATGGCCAGTTCATTCACTGCGGGAGCCGCCGATATGTCCCATGGGGCCAACAATTTCTACAAGAGTGAGCAGGTATCACTCGAACGCGTTTCCTTCAAGAACCAGTTTCAGTTGAACACGGTCGGAAACCTGTTCGTTCCCAAGAACCTGAACCGCAATACCCGTTATCCCGCCATTATCGTCGGCCACCCGATGGGGGCGGTGAAGGAACAAAGCTCGAATCTCTACGCCCAGAAACTGGCAGAGCAGGGGTTCGTCACCCTGGCTATCGACTTGTCGTTCTGGGGCGAAAGCGAGGGGCGTCCGCGCAACCTGGTATCGCCGGACATCTACGCGGAAGACTTCAGTGCGGCGGTCGACTATCTCGGTGCCCAAGCCTTCGTCGATCGCAACCGTATCGGTGTGCTGGGCATTTGCGGCAGCGGCAGTTTCGCTATCAGCGCAGCCAAGATCGACCCTCGAATGAAAGCCATTGCCACGGTCAGCATGTATGACATGGGCGCCGCCAATCGCAATGGACTCAAGCATGGTGTAACGCTGGAGCAGCGCAAACAGGCTATAGCCGAAGCGGCTGCACAGCGGGATGTGGAGTTTGCCGGCGGGGATACCAGGTACACCAGCGGCACGGTTGATCGGCTGACCGAGCATTCCAACGCCATCGAGCGGGAGTTCTACGATTTTTACCGTACACCTCGGGGTGAGTTCACTCCCAAGGGCCTGCCGCCACTGCTGACAACGCACCCAACCCTGACCAGCAACGTCAGGTTCATGAACTTCTACCCGTTCAATGATATCGAGACGATTTCGCCACGCCCGATGCTGTTCATCGCAGGAGAGAACGCGCACTCGCGTGAGTTCAGCGAAGAGGCGTATCGCCTTGCCGGCGAACCCAAGGCGCTGGTGATCGTGCCTGGCGCCGGTCATGTCGACCTCTATGATCGCGTCGAATTGATTCCCTTTGGCAAGCTGACCGCTTTCTTCCGCGAAAACCTCAAGTAA
- a CDS encoding AraC family transcriptional regulator yields the protein MSATTQPPLLTHPMATLCKVIGAHAPTAGDFATRIADLSVYRRNTPAPPITCIVEPSIVLVVQGAKEMVIGSDVFPYDTTRFLVTSLNIPAHSAVTMASEGAPCLGLVFKLDLRTLAELIAQDGRLTVSGESVHTSAGVGVLGPKLLESFSRLIELLEEPDAIPVLWPLIQREIHYRLLLSDQAPLLRSIASIGSKGHRIAKAIDWLKLNYAAPLRVDELASRVQMGLSTFHQHFRQLTAMSPLQYQKWLRLNEAKRLMLNEHLDAATAAFKVGYESPSQFSREYGRQFGTPPKRDISELRQGAERIEQDARLPIAKSGTLRVPPSIT from the coding sequence ATGTCCGCCACCACACAACCGCCCTTGCTCACGCACCCGATGGCCACGCTATGCAAGGTCATCGGCGCCCACGCGCCAACGGCTGGCGATTTCGCGACACGCATCGCAGACCTCAGCGTCTACCGGCGTAACACACCAGCCCCACCGATCACCTGCATCGTCGAGCCGAGCATCGTGCTGGTCGTGCAGGGTGCCAAGGAAATGGTCATCGGCAGCGACGTGTTCCCCTATGACACGACCCGCTTCCTGGTCACCTCGCTGAACATCCCTGCCCATTCGGCAGTGACGATGGCCAGCGAAGGTGCACCGTGCCTGGGCCTGGTGTTCAAGCTCGACCTGCGCACACTGGCAGAGTTGATCGCGCAAGATGGCCGTCTTACGGTGAGCGGTGAGTCTGTGCACACAAGCGCCGGCGTCGGTGTGCTGGGCCCGAAGCTGCTGGAGAGCTTCAGCCGACTGATCGAGCTTTTGGAGGAACCTGATGCGATACCCGTGCTCTGGCCCCTGATTCAGCGAGAAATCCACTATCGGTTGCTGCTGAGCGACCAGGCCCCCCTGCTCCGGTCCATCGCCTCCATCGGTAGCAAGGGGCATCGAATCGCCAAGGCCATCGACTGGCTGAAGCTGAACTACGCCGCGCCGCTGCGGGTAGATGAGTTGGCCTCTCGGGTGCAGATGGGGCTCTCGACCTTCCATCAGCACTTCCGCCAGCTCACCGCGATGAGCCCGCTGCAGTATCAGAAATGGTTGAGGTTGAACGAGGCAAAACGGCTGATGCTCAATGAACACCTGGACGCCGCCACTGCAGCCTTCAAGGTTGGCTATGAAAGCCCCTCGCAGTTCAGTCGCGAATATGGGCGACAATTCGGCACGCCGCCAAAGCGCGATATCTCGGAATTACGCCAGGGCGCAGAAAGAATCGAACAGGACGCCCGCCTTCCCATTGCAAAGAGCGGCACGCTTCGTGTGCCCCCATCAATAACGTGA
- a CDS encoding M64 family metallopeptidase: MDAAASCSKIVDNGIDGKRFLIAITGDGFTSSQLEAFHQAVTTLISGLNGIVPISWRLQDAINVYQLDTVSSQSGLSPNSALGTASCGASASNLSADPTKVSAALSAAGLTWHLAVVIANTSSAGGSFGGSLCTLTLDSGNVALLARAIAQLVAGLGVEYSTQSGSYPDIEPSSPNLTTNLNAASLKWKQYLTPGFSALPSDVSASGWQPWMIGAFEGGGNYLKGIYRPSQNCLMRDPAAGFCLVCYHELLKAFAPYHQTTGLSWLASQNGVGTWSAVKAVSPPVQPSPIQALATTSLASRLFVFTLANGVIGHNSATVVGNWESQQPMPLSTANVGQVGDIAATLAGSVVVVAALSGNQVWLASQAAGAAWSGFSAIPSSGLPAGCTRVACAVINGQLFVFASGSKGIWLSVRNGAQVWDSGWSEVSTRLGLDAGSTIDCISAGAAVQGQFVHLFAAQGSTLRHAKVNAARAWQGVENVASSGLTPALDLNCAVRDEAYVFLAAATAKGPMGATRNAVNWPSAATTLSALPNTVSRVSAGFLSGTLLAAAS; this comes from the coding sequence ATGGATGCTGCTGCTTCGTGCTCGAAAATCGTCGACAACGGTATCGACGGAAAACGCTTTCTCATCGCCATCACCGGCGACGGCTTCACCTCCAGCCAACTCGAGGCCTTCCACCAGGCCGTCACCACGCTGATCAGCGGCCTCAACGGCATCGTGCCGATTTCCTGGCGCCTGCAGGACGCTATCAACGTCTACCAGCTCGACACCGTTTCCAGCCAGTCCGGTCTGTCGCCGAACAGCGCCTTGGGCACTGCCAGCTGCGGCGCCTCGGCCAGCAACCTGAGCGCCGACCCGACGAAAGTCAGCGCTGCCCTGAGCGCCGCCGGCCTTACCTGGCACCTGGCCGTGGTCATCGCCAACACCAGCAGCGCCGGCGGCAGCTTCGGCGGCAGCCTGTGCACCCTGACCCTGGACAGCGGCAACGTTGCCCTGCTGGCCCGGGCCATCGCCCAACTGGTGGCCGGACTCGGCGTCGAGTACTCCACCCAGTCCGGCAGCTACCCGGACATCGAGCCCAGCAGCCCCAACCTCACCACCAACCTCAACGCCGCCTCGCTGAAGTGGAAGCAGTATCTGACGCCCGGCTTCAGTGCCCTGCCCTCCGATGTGTCGGCCAGCGGCTGGCAACCTTGGATGATCGGCGCCTTCGAAGGCGGCGGCAATTACCTCAAGGGCATCTACCGGCCCAGCCAGAACTGCCTGATGCGCGATCCCGCCGCCGGCTTCTGCCTGGTCTGCTACCACGAGTTGCTGAAGGCTTTCGCGCCCTACCACCAAACCACCGGACTGTCCTGGCTGGCCAGCCAGAACGGCGTCGGCACCTGGTCGGCCGTGAAGGCCGTATCACCGCCGGTGCAGCCTTCGCCGATCCAGGCGCTGGCCACCACCAGCCTGGCCAGCCGGCTCTTCGTCTTCACCTTGGCCAACGGAGTCATCGGGCACAACTCGGCCACCGTGGTCGGCAACTGGGAAAGCCAGCAACCAATGCCCCTGAGCACCGCCAACGTCGGCCAGGTCGGCGACATCGCCGCCACCCTGGCCGGCAGCGTGGTAGTGGTCGCGGCCCTGTCCGGCAACCAGGTATGGCTGGCCAGCCAGGCGGCCGGTGCGGCGTGGAGCGGCTTCAGCGCGATTCCCTCAAGCGGCCTGCCGGCCGGCTGCACTCGGGTGGCCTGCGCGGTCATCAACGGCCAGCTATTCGTCTTTGCCTCCGGCAGCAAAGGCATCTGGCTCAGCGTACGCAATGGCGCCCAGGTCTGGGACAGCGGTTGGAGCGAGGTCAGCACGCGCCTAGGCCTTGACGCCGGCTCGACGATCGACTGCATCAGCGCCGGCGCCGCAGTGCAGGGCCAGTTCGTTCACCTCTTCGCCGCCCAGGGCAGCACTCTCAGGCATGCCAAGGTCAACGCCGCCCGCGCCTGGCAAGGGGTGGAGAACGTCGCCAGCAGCGGCCTGACCCCAGCCCTCGATCTCAACTGCGCGGTCCGCGACGAGGCCTATGTGTTCCTCGCTGCCGCCACGGCCAAGGGGCCGATGGGCGCGACGCGCAATGCCGTGAACTGGCCCAGCGCCGCCACCACTCTTTCCGCCCTGCCGAACACGGTCAGCCGTGTTTCTGCGGGCTTCCTGTCCGGCACGCTTCTGGCCGCGGCATCCTGA
- a CDS encoding 3-hydroxyacyl-ACP dehydratase FabZ family protein, translating to MASTSAALDVAAALARLRRGPLLQATAGSSAAVAFPPLEQMLPHRSPFLLIDRVLAWDPDNHVLHAQRRVDPEDPVLGGHFPGNPIYPGALQGEAIAQAGQCLLHMARGCPAQPLEILATRVFGAQFLGQVRPGDIMDIEVGMLDDNGMLAIFGGRISVAGAVRSVVVMEGCHV from the coding sequence ATGGCCAGCACCAGCGCCGCCCTGGACGTCGCAGCCGCACTCGCTCGGCTGCGTCGTGGTCCACTGCTGCAAGCCACGGCGGGATCCTCCGCCGCGGTTGCCTTTCCGCCCCTGGAACAGATGCTGCCACACCGGTCGCCGTTCCTGCTGATAGACCGCGTCCTGGCCTGGGACCCGGACAACCATGTGCTGCACGCACAACGCCGCGTCGATCCCGAGGATCCGGTGCTCGGCGGGCATTTTCCCGGCAACCCGATCTACCCCGGTGCGCTCCAGGGAGAAGCCATCGCCCAGGCCGGCCAGTGCCTGCTGCACATGGCCCGGGGCTGCCCGGCGCAACCGCTGGAGATCCTCGCTACGCGGGTGTTCGGCGCCCAGTTTCTTGGCCAGGTACGCCCTGGCGACATCATGGACATCGAGGTAGGAATGCTCGACGACAACGGCATGCTGGCGATCTTCGGCGGGCGTATCAGCGTCGCCGGCGCTGTGCGCAGCGTGGTAGTGATGGAGGGATGTCATGTCTGA
- a CDS encoding beta-ketoacyl-[acyl-carrier-protein] synthase family protein produces the protein MSETPHVVVTGMSVLTALGEDPGSLLDNLLAGRSGIRRWSSFDRQIATKVGGSLEGFDPRPRLCALADSLTDAPRLRLRRASNRLPWSTALSVLMAGRAWQDAGLFDLPAGDDGETAIIVGGHNIGQNYYYNNFRQFEQDPDHIDVQFGLAGLDTDHAAVASEVLGIRGPGYSVGGACASGALALRAAFNEIRFGDAQRVVVLAPVLDYSPLELHALALMQAVSQRSFNDHPEQASRPFDRRREGFVPAHGGACLVLERADLAQARGAEPLCEVLAVAARSDASRQPSPQEDGQTRTIQAALREARLQPGDIDFICAHATSTPLGDLTEARSIRRVFGAHLDRLKVNAPKSMLGHTCWSAPLVELVAAIAQMRAGQLHPTINLDDPDPELDFDVCAAGAVAHPVRYLLKNAFGFGGNNCVAILGRWEPRP, from the coding sequence ATGTCTGAAACGCCCCATGTGGTAGTGACAGGGATGTCGGTACTTACAGCCCTCGGCGAGGACCCCGGTAGCCTGCTCGACAACCTGTTGGCCGGGCGCTCTGGCATTCGTCGCTGGAGCAGCTTCGACCGCCAGATCGCGACCAAGGTTGGTGGTAGCCTGGAAGGCTTCGATCCGCGCCCGCGCCTCTGCGCCCTGGCCGACAGCCTCACGGATGCACCGCGCCTGCGCCTGCGCCGGGCGAGCAACCGCCTGCCCTGGTCCACCGCGCTGTCGGTGCTGATGGCCGGGCGCGCCTGGCAGGACGCCGGGCTGTTCGACCTGCCTGCGGGTGATGACGGCGAAACCGCGATCATCGTCGGCGGCCACAACATCGGCCAGAACTATTACTACAACAATTTCCGCCAGTTCGAGCAGGACCCCGACCATATCGACGTTCAGTTCGGCCTCGCCGGGCTGGACACCGACCATGCCGCGGTGGCTTCGGAAGTCCTCGGCATCCGCGGCCCCGGCTACAGCGTCGGCGGGGCTTGCGCCAGCGGCGCCCTGGCGCTGCGCGCGGCGTTCAATGAGATCCGTTTCGGCGATGCCCAACGGGTCGTGGTGCTGGCTCCGGTGCTCGATTACTCGCCGCTGGAGCTGCACGCCCTGGCCCTGATGCAGGCGGTCAGCCAGCGCTCCTTCAACGATCACCCGGAACAGGCAAGCCGGCCTTTCGACCGCCGCCGCGAAGGCTTCGTCCCGGCCCACGGCGGCGCTTGCCTGGTACTCGAACGTGCCGACCTCGCCCAGGCCCGCGGCGCCGAGCCGCTGTGCGAAGTCCTCGCCGTGGCCGCCCGCTCCGATGCCAGTCGCCAGCCAAGCCCGCAGGAAGATGGCCAGACCCGCACCATCCAGGCTGCCCTGCGCGAAGCCCGCCTGCAGCCCGGCGATATCGATTTCATCTGTGCCCACGCTACCTCGACGCCGCTGGGCGACCTTACCGAAGCCCGCTCGATCCGCCGGGTGTTCGGCGCGCACCTGGACCGGCTCAAGGTCAATGCACCGAAATCCATGCTCGGCCATACCTGCTGGTCGGCACCGCTGGTGGAGCTGGTAGCGGCCATCGCGCAGATGCGCGCCGGTCAGCTGCACCCGACCATCAACCTCGACGACCCCGACCCGGAACTCGACTTCGATGTCTGCGCCGCCGGCGCGGTGGCGCATCCCGTGCGCTACCTGCTGAAGAACGCGTTCGGCTTCGGCGGCAACAACTGTGTGGCGATCCTGGGTCGCTGGGAGCCCCGTCCATGA
- a CDS encoding MFS transporter, whose translation MTSSAIPLQHSSRQVWGAVLAMSLCAFALVASEFLPVSLLTPLATDSSLTEGEAGQAISISGFFAVVTSLLLSTLTQGTDRKPVLLGTTALMLVSGAMVAFAPNYMTLMMGRAVLGIAIGGYWSMSTAVMMRIAPEALVPKAIAVMQGGTALATAIAAPVGSYLGGLIGWRGAFLCVVPLAAIALIWQAFTLPAMPGERGTVSVTGPLRLLGDSKVALGMAAVAFLFMGQFTLFTYLRPFLETVTHVDVPTLSLLLLIIGVAGLVGTMMVGSLVSRHLFRVLPGIPLLMAVVAFAVISTGSWIVPTAVLLGGWGLIATCAPVGWFTWLARMLPEDAEAGGGLMVAVIQLAITVGATSGGVLYDGVGYQATFIASGMMLLVATALTMRVGRHR comes from the coding sequence ATGACCAGCTCAGCGATACCTCTTCAACATTCAAGCAGACAGGTCTGGGGCGCCGTCCTGGCGATGTCACTCTGTGCCTTTGCCCTGGTGGCGTCCGAATTTCTGCCGGTGAGCTTGCTTACGCCACTTGCCACTGATTCGTCGCTTACTGAAGGCGAGGCCGGTCAAGCCATTTCGATCTCGGGCTTCTTCGCCGTAGTCACCAGTTTGTTGCTGTCCACCCTGACGCAGGGGACTGATCGAAAGCCCGTCCTGTTGGGCACCACGGCGTTAATGCTGGTTTCCGGCGCAATGGTGGCGTTTGCCCCGAATTACATGACCTTGATGATGGGGCGGGCCGTGCTTGGGATCGCCATTGGTGGCTATTGGTCGATGTCCACCGCAGTGATGATGCGTATCGCGCCTGAAGCCCTCGTTCCCAAAGCCATTGCCGTGATGCAGGGCGGTACTGCGCTGGCCACGGCAATCGCGGCCCCGGTCGGCAGTTACCTGGGCGGCCTGATCGGCTGGAGAGGGGCATTCCTCTGTGTCGTACCTTTGGCTGCAATTGCGTTGATCTGGCAAGCCTTCACGCTGCCGGCAATGCCTGGCGAGCGCGGTACGGTTTCGGTGACCGGCCCCCTACGTTTGCTGGGAGACAGCAAGGTTGCGCTTGGCATGGCTGCAGTCGCATTCCTCTTCATGGGGCAGTTCACGCTGTTTACCTACCTTCGCCCGTTCCTGGAAACCGTGACACACGTGGACGTGCCCACGCTGTCGCTGCTGCTGCTGATCATTGGTGTGGCGGGACTGGTGGGAACGATGATGGTTGGTTCGCTCGTAAGCCGGCATCTGTTCAGAGTGCTGCCAGGTATTCCCCTGCTGATGGCCGTCGTCGCATTCGCTGTGATTTCGACTGGTTCATGGATTGTCCCGACGGCGGTGCTGCTTGGTGGCTGGGGCTTGATTGCCACTTGTGCGCCAGTGGGTTGGTTCACCTGGCTAGCCAGGATGCTGCCCGAGGACGCCGAGGCCGGCGGAGGCCTGATGGTCGCGGTGATACAGCTGGCGATAACGGTAGGTGCGACTTCGGGTGGGGTGCTTTATGACGGTGTTGGGTACCAGGCGACCTTCATCGCCAGTGGAATGATGCTCTTGGTAGCGACTGCCTTGACCATGAGGGTAGGGCGGCATCGATAG